One Carassius carassius chromosome 20, fCarCar2.1, whole genome shotgun sequence DNA segment encodes these proteins:
- the LOC132096773 gene encoding lipoamide acyltransferase component of branched-chain alpha-keto acid dehydrogenase complex, mitochondrial-like, which produces MAAVTPVRCSLTILRRLPWVVSHCLQQCPRLQALGPSPVFRNSTPLTSVHWRGFRCSHVASGQVLPFRLSDIGEGIMEVTVKEWYVKEGDRVSQFDSICEVQSDKASVTITSRYDGIVRKLYYDVDAIAQVGSPLVDIETDKVLEGAPMEDVVETPAISHEQSHQELEGQKTQATPAVRRLAMENNIKLSEVVGTGKDGRILKEDIISFLAKQTGAILPYEVQKTPSPTADTPPKEKMPIMAPPAIPRPVFTGKDRTEPLNGFQKAMVKTMSAALKIPHFGYCDEVDLTQLVRLRSELKTLAESRGVKLSYMPFFIKAASLGLLQFPVLNACVDEGCQNITFKASHNIGVAMDTPQGLLVPNVKSVQALSVYDIAVELNRLQALGSAGQLSTTDLTGGTFTLSNIGSIGGTYAKPVILPPEVAIAALGKVQELPRFNPCDEVVKAYIMNVSWSADHRIIDGATMSRFSNLWRSYLENPASMVLDLK; this is translated from the exons ATGGCGGCGGTGACACCAGTGCGGTGTTCTCTGACAATACTGAGACGTCTG CCCTGGGTTGTGTCCCATTGTCTCCAGCAGTGTCCCAGGCTCCAGGCTCTTGGACCGAGCCCTGTATTTCGCAACTCCACACCCCTCACTTCAGTCCACTGGAGAGGCTTCAGATGCAGCCATG TTGCCTCTGGACAGGTGCTGCCGTTCAGACTCTCAGACATCGGAGAGGGAATAATGGAAGTGACAGTAAAAGAATG GTATGTCAAAGAAGGGGACCGAGTCTCCCAGTTTGACAGCATTTGTGAAGTCCAGAGCGACAAAGCATCCGTCACCATCACGAGCCGTTATGACGGCATCGTCCGTAAACTGTATTATGACGTAGATGCTATCGCACAAGTTGGTTCACCTCTGGTGGACATCGAAACGGACAAAGTACTGG AGGGCGCCCCAATGGAAGATGTGGTAGAGACTCCAGCAATATCCCATGAGCAATCACATCAGGAACTCGAGGGCCAAAAAACCCAGGCGACACCAGCGGTGCGCCGTCTGGCCATGGAGAACAAT ATTAAACTGAGTGAGGTGGTCGGGACAGGAAAAGACGGCCGTATTTTGAAAGAGGACATTATCAGTTTCTTAGCCAAGCAGACAGGAGCTATCCTCCCGTATGAAGTCCAGAAAACCCCATCACCCACTGCAGATACCCCACCCAAAGAAAAGATGCCCATCATGGCTCCTCCGGCGATCCCAAGACCTGTCTTCACTGGGAAAGACAGGACAGAACCTTTGAACG GTTTCCAGAAGGCCATGGTGAAGACCATGTCTGCTGCTCTGAAGATTCCTCACTTCGGTTACTGTGATGAGGTGGACCTGACGCAGCTAGTGCGGTTACGCTCCGAGCTGAAGACCCTGGCCGAGTCTCGTGGGGTCAAACTCAGCTACATGCCTTTCTTCATCAAG GCCGCGTCACTCGGACTCTTGCAGTTTCCTGTTCTCAATGCCTGTGTGGATGAAGGTTGCCAGAACATCACATTCAAG GCGTCTCATAACATCGGCGTGGCGATGGACACTCCTCAGGGCCTCCTGGTGCCCAATGTGAAGAGTGTTCAGGCTCTCAGTGTTTATGACATTGCTGTGGAGCTCAACCGTCTGCAGGCTCTGGGTTCAGCCGGACAGCTGAGCACCACTGACCTCACTGGAGGAACATTCACACTCTCCAACATCGGCTCG ATTGGAGGGACGTATGCCAAGCCGGTGATTCTGCCGCCGGAGGTGGCCATCGCAGCTTTGGGAAAGGTCCAG GAGCTGCCCAGGTTTAACCCCTGTGACGAGGTCGTGAAGGCGTACATCATGAACGTCAGCTGGTCTGCCGATCATCGCATCATTGACGGCGCCACCATGTCCCGCTTCTCCAACCTGTGGCGCTCTTACCTGGAGAACCCAGCTTCCATGGTCCTGGACCTCAAATGA
- the xpr1b gene encoding xenotropic and polytropic retrovirus receptor 1 homolog: MKFTEHLSAHITPEWRKQYIQYEAFKEMLYSAQDQAPSIEVTDEDTVKRYYAKFEEKFFQTCEKELAKINTFYSEKLAEAQRRFATLQNELQSSLDAQRESSRATGLRRRRAVFHLSQQERCKHRNIKDLQLAFSEFYLSLILLQNYQNLNFTGFRKILKKHDKIFETARGADWRVAHVEVAPFYTCKKITQLISETETLVTTELEGGDRQKAMKRLRVPPLGAAQPAPGWTTFRVGLYCGVFVALTVTVIITGVVKLVSNGEDNVWPLVRIYRGGFLLIEFLFLLGINTYGWRQAGVNHVLIFELNPRNNLSHQHLFEIAGFLGVLWCVSILSCLFAEYTMIPIQANPLALYGFFFFFLINPFKTCYYKSRFWLLKLLFRVVTAPFHRVGFADFWLADQLNSLVMVLMDLEYMICFYSMELNWFKSEGEQWIKAGEGICDSYSYGVRAVIHCLPAWFRFVQCLRRYRDTKRAFPHLANAGKYSTTFFVVIFSALYKTHKTLQEGQVFFYLLIACRIINSCYTLLWDLKMDWGLFDRNAGENTLLREEIVYPLKAYYYCAIIEDVILRFAWTIPLSLGFLTPFPNISDILATVLAPLEVFRRFVWNFFRLENEHLNNCGEFRAVRDISVAPLNADDQTLLEQMMDQEDGVRNRQGKKNWKRSYSMSLRRPLLSSQLKVRDTKVLIEDTDDDT, from the exons TCACAGATGAGGACACTGTCAAGAGATACTATGCCAAGTTTGAGGAGAAATTCTTCCAAACGTGTGAGAAGGAGCTGGCCAAAATCAACACATTCTATTCAG AGAAGCTTGCAGAAGCACAGCGGCGATTCGCCACGCTGCAGAATGAGCTGCAGTCTTCTCTGGACGCGCAGCGAGAGAGCAGTCGAGCCACGGGTCTGCGTCGCCGTCGCGCTGTCTTCCACCTGTCACAGCAGGAGCGCTGTAAACATCGCAATATCAAAGACCTGCAGCTGGCCTTCAGCGAGTTCTACCTCAGCCTCATCCTGCTGCAGAACTACCAG AACCTAAACTTCACAGGCTTTCGGAAGATTTTAAAGAAACATGACAAGATTTTTGAGACTGCACGTGGTGCTGATTGGCGTGTGGCCCATGTTGAAGTGGCTCCTTTTTATACCTGTAAGAAGATCACTCAGCTCATCTCTGAAACCGAG ACCCTTGTTACCACAGAGTTAGAAGGAGGAGACCGACAGAAAGCCATGAAGAGGCTCCGAGTGCCCCCATTGGGAGCAGCACAA CCTGCACCAGGATGGACCACTTTTAGAGTAGGACTCTACTGTGGTGTCTTTGTTGCTCTAACAGTCACAGTCATCATCACAG GTGTGGTGAAACTTGTTAGCAATGGTGAGGATAATGTTTGGCCCCTAGTGAGAATTTATCGAGGTGGTTTCCTGCTCATCGAGTTCCTTTTTTTATTGGGCATCAACACGTATGGATGGAGGCAGGCTGGAGTGAACCATGTCTTAATATTTGAGCTCAACCCCCGCAATAACCTGTCCCACCAGCATCTCTTTGAG ATTGCTGGTTTCCTTGGAGTTCTTTGGTGTGTTAGTATTCTGTCCTGCCTCTTTGCGGAGTACACAATGATCCCTATACAAGCGAACCCTCTAGCTCTTTAtgggtttttcttcttcttccttatCAACCCTTTTAAAACGTGCTACTACAAATCTCGCTTTTGGCTACTCAAATTACTG TTTCGAGTGGTCACAGCGCCGTTTCACCGAGTGGGGTTTGCTGATTTCTGGCTGGCTGACCAGCTCAACTCTCTAGTTATGGTTCTGATGGACCTGGAGTACATGATCTGCTTCTACAGCATGGAATTGAATTGGTTCAAATCTGAGGGGGAGCAGTGGATTAAAGCGG gtgAAGGGATATGTGACTCGTATTCATATGGAGTACGAGCTGTAATCCATTGTTTACCTGCCTGGTTCCGGTTTGTGCAGTGCCTGAGACGTTATCGGGACACAAAGCGTGCCTTCCCTCACCTGGCCAATGCTGGCAAATACTCCACTACCTTCTTTGTGGTCATATTTTCTGCGCTCTATAAGACGCATAAAA CTCTTCAAGAAGGCCAGGTCTTCTTTTACCTGCTAATTGCCTGCAGGATCATTAACTCATGCTACACCTTATTGTGGGACCTGAAGATGGATTGGGGACTTTTTGACCGTAATGCAGGGGAGAACACCCTCCTCAGAGAGGAGATTGTATATCCACTGAAA GCTTACTACTACTGTGCCATAATAGAAGATGTGATCTTACGCTTTGCATGGACCATTCCACTTTCTCTTGGGTTTTTGACTCCATTCCCAAACATTTCTGATATTTTAGCAACTGTCCTTGCACCACTGGAGGTCTTCAG GCGCTTTGTTTGGAACTTCTTCCGTCTGGAAAACGAGCACCTGAATAACTGTGGTGAGTTCAGAGCTGTGCGGGACATCTCTGTAGCACCTCTGAATGCTGATGACCAGACGCTGCTGGAGCAGATGATGGACCAGGAGGATGGTGTCAGGAACAGGCAGGGAAAGAAGAACTGGAAGAGAAGCTACAGCATGTCCTTGAGAAGACCACTCCTCTCCTCCCA gTTGAAGGTCCGAGACACCAAAGTCCTGATAGAGGACACCGATGACGACACCTGA